One Candidatus Rokuibacteriota bacterium genomic window, CTGACGCCATCCCTGTGACCCCGGCGCCCACCGTCTCCACCGTGCCGGTGACCTCGCAGCCGTTGACGTGCGGCAGTCCCTCGGGCGGCGGGAACCGGCCGTCGAGCAGCAGCATGTCGACCTGGTTGAGCGCGCAGGCGCCCACCCGGACGACCACCTCGCCGGCCGCCGGCGCCGGATCGCGATAGTCGTCGTAGAGGATCTTGTCCGCTCCACCGTGCTCCTTGAAGAACGCCGCTTTCACAAAACCTCCTTTAGAAAGGCACTTCGGTGCGCTCGTCCCTCACGCGCTTGGCCTTGTGATCCCAGCGCGGGAGCGCCCCGGGCTCGGTGATCTCCACGGTGGCCCGCAGCCCCAACCCCGTGTGCAGGCTCTCCTCGAGCCGCGCCCTCAACCCGGTACGCTCAGCGAGCGACAACGACGGCGAAGGGTCGATGCGAACGACGATCTCGTCGAGCCCTGCCTGGCGCCGGAACACGATCTGGAACTCGTCGACCGCCGTGTGAGGCCGCACGAGCTCCTCGATCCGCCGCGGGTAAACGATGATCCCGCGAACCTTCTTCATGTCGTCGAGCCGGGCGAGCACCCCACCTTCGAAGGCAATCAGCGTCCTCCCGCAGGGACACCGGCGGTCCGCGACCTGCACAATGTCGCGCGTGCGGTAGCGGATGAGAGGCATGGCTTTGCGGTAGAGGCTCGTAAAGACCAGCTCGCCGCGCCCGCCGGGTCCCACGGGCCGGTCCTGCGGGTCGAGCACCTCGGGATAGCAGTAATCCTCGTGGACGTGCGTCAGCCCCGCGCGCGCGTCGCACTCGAAGCCCCACGCGGCGATCTCGGTGAGCCCGGGCAGGTCGTAGGCCCGGGCGCCGAAGGCCCGTTCGATTCGGGCCTTGGTTGCGGGAATGGAGGCGCCGGGCTCGCCCGTATGCCACGTGATCCGGATCTTGGTGTCCTTGGCGAGGTCGATGCCCTTCTTCGCCGCGTGCTCGGCGAGGAACAGGGCGTAGGAGGGCGTGCAGCCGAGCACTGTGATCGGATAGTTGAGGAGCGCGTCCATGCGCTGGTCGGTCGAGAGGCCGCCGACGGGGAACACGAGGCAGCCCAGGTCCTGCGCCGCGTAGAAGCCGCTCCAGTACCCGATCCACGGCCCGTAGGAGAAGGCGGCCATCACCATGTCGGTCTTCCGCACGCCGTATGCGTAGAGCGAGCGCGCGTAGGAGTGATAGAACCCGTGCCAGTCCTCCCGCGTGTCGAGGAACGCGAGGGGGCGCCCCGTCGTGGCCGAGGTCAGATGCACCCGGAGGACCTCGGCGAGCGGGACGGCGAGCACGTCGCCCCAGGGCGGCTTGGCCGCCTGGTTCTCCTTCAGCTCGTCCTTGGTGGTGAAGGGCAGGCGCTCCAGATCAGCGATCGTCCGGATGAGCGCAGGCTTCACGCCCGCGGCCTTGAGCTTGCGCCGGTAGAAGGGGCTGTGCGCCGCCGCGTGCCGCACCTGCTCGCGCAGGCGCTGCGACTGCCAGCGGGTCATCATGGCGCGCGAACGCCGCTCGATCTCGGGCTCGAGGTAGCGGGAGGCCATCAGCGATGTCGGCGCGAATCCGCGTGCGTCACCACAGGGCCGAGAGTAGAAGAGGGCCCCGGACCTGTCAAGGCAAGAGCGGGCCGGAGGCCCGTCCGGGAGACCGCGCTCACCTGGGCGACCGGCAGCAGCGTCTCCAGCAGGGCGCGCATCTCGGCGCTGTTCCATTCACGGGCGCCCGCCGCCCTGCCGACCACCTCGCCGCCGGGCCTGACGATAAACGTGGCCGGCAGGCTCGTCACGCGCCACGCCCCGGCCGTCTTGAGGTCGGGGTCGAGCAGGATCGGGAACGTGAGCCGCTGGTGCGTGATGTACGGCTCGAGGAGTGCGCGGGGTGCGCCCCGGTCCACCGACACCCCGAGGACCATCAGACCGCGCGCCCGGTACTCCTGCCAGAGCATCTCGAGCGTCGGCATCTCGATGGTGCACGGCGTGCACCACGTCGCCCAGAAATTCAGGATCAGGAGGTTGTGCTTGAACTCGTCGAGCGACGCGTGGCCCTCGCCGGGGAACGTGCGGAGCCGGAAGGCGGGCCCCCGCTGACCTCCCGTGAACTCGGTAATGCCCGCCTTCTCGAAGGCGTCGAGAACGACGCCATGATCACGGTGGTGGCCGCCGTCCTCCCCGGGCCGCCGTGTGGGAAGGGTCCAGAGCACGCCGGCGAAGAGCGCGATGGCCAGTCCCACGCGCAGCAGGGAGCCGCGGCGGGTTCCGCCGAGCAACGTACTAGACGCCCAGCTTCTCACGGGTCACCGGGCTGTCTCGGAGCTCCGCCGAAAGCCCCTGGAATACGATGGACCCCTTCTCCATGATGTAGCCGCGGTCGCAGACGCTCAACGCCACGCGGGCGTTCTGCTCGACGAGGAGGACGGTGATGCGGAGCCGCTTCATCTCGCGGATCATGTCCCGGATGTGCCTGATGAGCGCGGGCGCGAGCCCCTGCGTAGGCTCGTCCATCAGGATGAGCCGCGCCCCCGCCATCATCACGCGCGCGATGGCGAGCATCTGCTGCTCGCCGCCGGACAGCGTCTTGGCATGCTGGTCGATGCGCTCGCGCAACCGGGGAAAGTGCCCGAAGACCTCCTCGAGGCGCTCCCGGCGCAGCGCCCCCGAGCGATGGGGCACGGCCGAGAGGCCCAGCTCCAGGTTCTCCCGCACGGTGAGGCCGGGAAAGATCCGCCGGTTCTCCGGCACGAAGCCGACGCCCCGCCGCGCGATCTCGTGCGGCGTCATCCGTGTCAGGTCCCTGCCCTCGAACTCGATGGCCCCGCGGGTGGGCTTGATGAACCCCATGGCGGTTTTCATGAGCGTGCTCTTACCCATCCCGTTCTTGCCGAGGAGCGCCACCGCCTCCCCCTCCTGAACCTCGAGGGAGACCCCGAAGAGGATCGGCGTGGCGCCGTAGCCCGCGTGGAGATCCCGGATGCGGAGCACGGGTTAATTTGCTCTGGGGGGGAGCGGCGCCGCTCCTCCCCCAGACCCCCCCACCACACTGACCGCTCCCGCGGCGCTCATACGTCTAGGCTCGTCAATCCTCGGCGCCGCCCAGGTACGCCTCGAGCACGCGCGGGTCGCTGCGGATGGCCTCCGGAGGCCCCTCGGCGATCTTCTCCCCGAAGTGGAGCACGGCGATCCGGTCGGAGATCCCCATCACGACGCTCATGTCGTGCTCGATGAGCAGGACGGTGAGGCTGCGGCTCTGCGCGATCCGCCGGATCAGCGCGGTCGCGTCCTTCGTTTCCCCCGGCGTCATCCCCGCGGTCGGCTCGTCGAGGAGCAGGAGCGCGGGATCGGTCGCGAGCGCGAGGCAGATCTCGAGGTAACGCTGCTCGCCGTGGGAGAGGCTCAGCGCGAGATCGTCGCGCCGGGCGGTGAGGCCGAACGCGCCCAGGAGCTCCATGACGGGCCCCTCGACATCCGGCCGCCGCCAGAGGGACGGCAGGCGGCCCGAGACGGACGCCCGCGACTGAGCGGCCACGCGCACGTTGTCGTATACGGAGATCCCGGGGAAGATGTTCGTGATCTGGAACGTCTTCGCGAGGCCCCGCCGGTTGATGACCTCCGGCCCGAGCCCCGTGACCTCCTCGCCCCTCAGGATGATGCGGCCGGCGCTCGGCACGTGCAGGCCGCTGATCACGTTGAAGAGTGTCGACTTCCCCGCCCCGTTGGGCCCGATGACGGAGAACACCTCGCCCTCCCTCACCGCGAGGCTGACGCCGGCCAGGGCGGCGAGCGCGCCGAAGTTCTTCGACACATCCTGGACCTCGAGCATCGTCTGGCCGGTCACCTGACTGCCTTCCCGGTGGAAGACATCGCGTGCCGGTCGGGCTTCTTCGCGCAAGCGCTCATCCGGCGGCCTCCCGGCCGGACCGCCGCCGCAGCGCAGAGCGCAAGCCCAGGAGCCCGCGCGGCACGAAGAGCACGATCAGGACCAGTACGAGCCCGACTACGATGTTGTACCACTGCACGTACGACGACACCTTCTCCTGGAGCACGGTGAAGAACACGCCGCCGATGATGGGGCCGACGAGGGTCCCGAGGCCGCCGATCATGACCATGATGAGGAACTCGCCCGAGATGCTCCAGTGCAGCAGATCGGGCGTGGCGTAGGCTGCGCGGCCCGGGTAGAGCGCGCCGGCGAGACCGGTCAGGACCGCCGAGATCAGGCAGGCCCCCATCTTGTAGCGCTGCACGTTGTAGCCGAGGAAGCGCGCCCGGTCCTCATTCTCGCGGATGGCGACGAGCACCTGGCCGAAATGGGAGCGGACGATGACGCGGCACGTGAGGTAGGCGAGCAGGAGGTACGCGACGACGAGGTAGTAGAGCCGCGCCGGCGCGTCGATGGCGAGGCCCGGGGCCACCTCGAACGGCGGCAGGCCCTGGATGCCGTCGGAGCCGCCGAGGGTCTGCGTGTAGCGGAAGAACGTGTAGATCACCTCGGCGAAGATCAACGTGAGGAGCGCGAAGTAGATCCCGCGGCGGGCCGTGGCGAAGTAGCTGACCGTGAGCGCGTAGGCGCCGACCGCGACGGCTGCTACGCCCAGGCAGAGCCAGAGGGAGAGAACGCCGCGCTCGAGCAGCACGGCCGTCGCGTAGGCGCCGAGGCCGAAGAACGCAGCGTGGCCGAAGGAGACCAGGCCCGTGTAGCCCATCAGGAGGTCGAGGCTCATGGCGACCGCGCCGAAGAGGAGCGCGTCGAAGGCCAGCAGCATGTAGTACTTCGACATCCACGGGGCCAGTGGCAGCGCCGCCAGCGCGGCGAAGACGAGCCACCCCCGCCAGGACAGGACCTTACTCAAGGACACCTTCGCGGCCGAAGAAGCCGCGCGGCCGGACGACCAGGACCACGATCATGATCCCGAAGATGGCGATGGCCACGCGCTGCGGGTTCATCCAGAGCGTCAGTAGGCTCTGGGCGATGCCGATCACGAACGCGGCGACGACCGAGCCGCCCAGCGAGCCCATCCCCCCCAGGATCACGACAATGAAGGCGAGCAGGATCATTTCGACGCCCATCTGGGGATACACGGTGAACACCGGCGCCAGCAACAGGCCTGCCGTGGCGGCGAGGGCCGCCGAGCCGGCGAAGGTCAGCGTGAAGACGCGCGGCACGTTGACGCCGAGGCCGTCGAGCATCTCGGCATCCTGGACGGCGGCGCGGACGACGATGCCGGCGCGGGTCCGGGTGAAGAAGAGCCAGATGGCCAGCAGAAGGATCGACGAGATGGCGAGCAGGAAGAGCCGGTACTTCGGATAGGTCATGCCGAGGAGCGGGATCGAGCCCTCGATGGGCGGCAGGATCCGGCGCATGTTGCCGCCGAAGAGCTGGCGCGCGCCCTCGCGGAAGATCAACGCCAGGCCGAAGGTCATGATCAGCCCGTGGAGCGGCTCGCGCCGGTACAGTGGGCGGAGCGTGGCGACCTCGGTGAGGGCGCCGACGGCCGCGACGAGGAGCGGCGCCGCAACGAGGGCGACCCAGAACGAGCCGGTCAGCGCGATCACGACGATCCCGGCGTAGGCGCCGAACATGTAGAGCTCCCCGTGTGCGAAGTTCATCACGCCGAGGAGCCCGAAGATCACCGTCAGGCCCAGCGCCAGCAGCCCCAGCGCGGCGCCGAAGACCACGCCGTGCAGGAGCTGCGGCAGCAGGACCCCGCTGAGATACTCCAAACGTCAACTCCTCCCAGGCGGCTCAAAAAGGTCCAGATGCGAGGCGGCGCCCGACGGCCGCACGCGAGGCGTAGTCTCCCTACGTCGAGCGTGCGGCCGTCGGTGCCAACGAAGCAGATGGTCCTTTTTCAGCCGTCTGGCTAGTTCTTCTTCTTGATCTCCCACGTGAATCCTTCCAGGGGATCTTTGCCCACCATCGGCTCGCCGATGGTGTCCTTGCCCGCGAGCACCGCGATGGGCAGGTTCTTGCCGCCCTTCACCTGATAGAGGTGCATGTCCATGACGACCTGGTGGTCTTCCTTCCGGATGCACTGCCGGCCGATGTGGGTGTTGTCGAGGCACATGCCCTCCTGCGCCTCCGCCACCTTGTCGGCGTCGAAGCTCTTCACTTTCTCCACTGCCGCCGCCCAGAACAGCACCGCGTCATAGGCCCCGGCCATGATGTTGGCGTCCACGCCGTACTTCTTCTTGAACTTGGCGTTGAAGGCCTGCATGTTCGGATCCGGGTTGTACGCGGAGTAGTGCGCGAGCTGGACGAAGCCCTCCATGGGCTCGGCGATCGCCGGCAGGTCCTGCTGCAGCAGGAAGCAGTCGATGCCCGCCAGCTTGTACTTCTTGGTCATGCCGAAGGAGTGGAGCTGCGTCATGAGGCGAAGCGAGTCCGTGCCGGCGAAGGCGAGGAAGAGCACCTCGGGGTTGCTCTGGTTGATCGCGCCGAACCACGGGCTGAAGTCCTTGGTGTCCAGCGGCGCCCCCGCCACACCGACCACCTCGCCCCCCAGCTTCTCGAGCGCCGTCTTGAACTGCCGGCCGTCGGACTGCCCCATCGCGTAGTCGGTGTAGAAGATGTAGACGCGCTTGCCCATCTTGTCGACCATGTACTTGGCGAGCCCGGTGGCCTGCATGCGCGAGTCGGGCTGGTTCGAGAAGTAGTACTTGTGGAACTTCGTGGTCCGCATGAACTCGGCGCACGAGACGGAGTTCCAGTGGATAACCTTGTGCTTCTTCGTCACGTCCATCACCGCCATCGTCGCGCCGCTGGACACGGCCCCGACGAGGAGCTTGACGTCGTCCTGCAGGATGAGCTTCTCGGCCTTGCGTACCGCGGGGCCGGGCTTGGTCTCGTCGTCCTCGGAGATGATCTCGACCTTGTGGCCGAGCACACCACCCTTGGCGTTCAACTCTTCGACGGCAAGCTGGATCGCCATGGACTGGTATTTCCCGTAGCCCTCGAACACGCCGACCTTCGAGCCGAGGTCGCCGATCTTGACGACCTTCTGGGCGGCCGCCGGCGCAGTCATCCCCGCCAGCAGCGCGCACGACCCGAGCACCGCGATCACCGTCCTGATCCTCATGAGTCCCTCCTTTGGGGTGAGCCGCGCATCATTGTATGACTGCTTTGGGCATGGCTGCTTTGGGCTTGGCCGTCATGGACGTGTCGATCAGCCCGGACAGGGTCCGCGCCATCCGCTGGAGCGGCTCGCGCATCTTCTCGGGGTCGGGCGCCTGCACCGCGCGTCCCGTCACCGGTCCCGACTTCGGCCAGGGCTTGCCGCCCGCGGAGGTTCCGCCCCGAGCGTAGCCTTCCGCCTCGTCGAACGCCAGGCGGACGGCCACCGCGGCCTTAGGGTCGTACTGGCTGACGGCAAAGTCAACGAGGTTGTAGTACCGCCAGATCGCCTCGAGGAACTTCTGCCCGGCCGCCACCCGGGCCGCGGCGGCCTCCGTCGTACCGGCGAGCCGGCGGTCGGCCTCGAGGGCGAGGTCCCGGCTGAGCGCGGCGAAAAACACCATGAGGCAGCGCTCGGCCCGAAGCCCGTCGCCCGCGCCGAGCGCGGCACGGGTCGCCTCCTCCAGCCCTGCCGGCAGGCGCGCGGCCAGCGCGCGCATCTCGGCCCGGACGGCGCCAGGCTCGAAGAGGCGCCGCGCTACGTCGAATCTCCCGGCCTGGATCGAAAACTTGATCTGTTTGAAGTTGGCCGAGATCTCGTTGTCACCCGGGACGTACGCGCCGACGTGATGGGCCGCTGCCTGGCGCCCGGCGATGGCAACGAAGACCACCGCCAGGAGGGCGGGCCGGAAGCGCGGGCGGGCGCGAGCGAGCCGCATCATGCCCGCCGGAAGAGCCGCGCGCCGAGCAGCGCCACGAGCCACCAAGCGGCCACGATCGTCGCTCCTCCGAAGGGGATCCACACGAGCCACTCGGCGACCGCCTTGCCCCCCTGGATGCCGTAGTAGGGGATCAAGACACTCCAGAGCAGGTACCCGAAAGGGTACCCGGCGCCGCCGACGGTGAACAGCGCGATGAGGGCCCGCCGGCTCGAGTCGGAATGGACCAGCGTGGCGGCGGTCATGGTCGTGGCGATGACGACCAGCCCCATCCCCTCTGCGTGCAGGTGGAAGAGCCGGAGGCCGGCATCGAACTTCACCAGCGCCTCGTCGATGACCTGCTCGTCGACGTCGCGCACCCCGACGAGCCCGTGCACCGCGGGCCGCGCTAAAACGGCGGCGCGGGCCCAGCGCGTCAGCTCCAGCTTGAACTTCACCATGGACGCGCCCCCCACTTCGGCGCACGCGATCAGGA contains:
- a CDS encoding branched-chain amino acid ABC transporter permease codes for the protein MEYLSGVLLPQLLHGVVFGAALGLLALGLTVIFGLLGVMNFAHGELYMFGAYAGIVVIALTGSFWVALVAAPLLVAAVGALTEVATLRPLYRREPLHGLIMTFGLALIFREGARQLFGGNMRRILPPIEGSIPLLGMTYPKYRLFLLAISSILLLAIWLFFTRTRAGIVVRAAVQDAEMLDGLGVNVPRVFTLTFAGSAALAATAGLLLAPVFTVYPQMGVEMILLAFIVVILGGMGSLGGSVVAAFVIGIAQSLLTLWMNPQRVAIAIFGIMIVVLVVRPRGFFGREGVLE
- a CDS encoding branched-chain amino acid ABC transporter permease, with translation MSKVLSWRGWLVFAALAALPLAPWMSKYYMLLAFDALLFGAVAMSLDLLMGYTGLVSFGHAAFFGLGAYATAVLLERGVLSLWLCLGVAAVAVGAYALTVSYFATARRGIYFALLTLIFAEVIYTFFRYTQTLGGSDGIQGLPPFEVAPGLAIDAPARLYYLVVAYLLLAYLTCRVIVRSHFGQVLVAIRENEDRARFLGYNVQRYKMGACLISAVLTGLAGALYPGRAAYATPDLLHWSISGEFLIMVMIGGLGTLVGPIIGGVFFTVLQEKVSSYVQWYNIVVGLVLVLIVLFVPRGLLGLRSALRRRSGREAAG
- a CDS encoding ABC transporter ATP-binding protein, with the translated sequence MTGQTMLEVQDVSKNFGALAALAGVSLAVREGEVFSVIGPNGAGKSTLFNVISGLHVPSAGRIILRGEEVTGLGPEVINRRGLAKTFQITNIFPGISVYDNVRVAAQSRASVSGRLPSLWRRPDVEGPVMELLGAFGLTARRDDLALSLSHGEQRYLEICLALATDPALLLLDEPTAGMTPGETKDATALIRRIAQSRSLTVLLIEHDMSVVMGISDRIAVLHFGEKIAEGPPEAIRSDPRVLEAYLGGAED
- a CDS encoding ABC transporter substrate-binding protein, yielding MRIRTVIAVLGSCALLAGMTAPAAAQKVVKIGDLGSKVGVFEGYGKYQSMAIQLAVEELNAKGGVLGHKVEIISEDDETKPGPAVRKAEKLILQDDVKLLVGAVSSGATMAVMDVTKKHKVIHWNSVSCAEFMRTTKFHKYYFSNQPDSRMQATGLAKYMVDKMGKRVYIFYTDYAMGQSDGRQFKTALEKLGGEVVGVAGAPLDTKDFSPWFGAINQSNPEVLFLAFAGTDSLRLMTQLHSFGMTKKYKLAGIDCFLLQQDLPAIAEPMEGFVQLAHYSAYNPDPNMQAFNAKFKKKYGVDANIMAGAYDAVLFWAAAVEKVKSFDADKVAEAQEGMCLDNTHIGRQCIRKEDHQVVMDMHLYQVKGGKNLPIAVLAGKDTIGEPMVGKDPLEGFTWEIKKKN
- a CDS encoding ABC transporter ATP-binding protein, producing MLRIRDLHAGYGATPILFGVSLEVQEGEAVALLGKNGMGKSTLMKTAMGFIKPTRGAIEFEGRDLTRMTPHEIARRGVGFVPENRRIFPGLTVRENLELGLSAVPHRSGALRRERLEEVFGHFPRLRERIDQHAKTLSGGEQQMLAIARVMMAGARLILMDEPTQGLAPALIRHIRDMIREMKRLRITVLLVEQNARVALSVCDRGYIMEKGSIVFQGLSAELRDSPVTREKLGV
- a CDS encoding TlpA disulfide reductase family protein; this encodes MLGGTRRGSLLRVGLAIALFAGVLWTLPTRRPGEDGGHHRDHGVVLDAFEKAGITEFTGGQRGPAFRLRTFPGEGHASLDEFKHNLLILNFWATWCTPCTIEMPTLEMLWQEYRARGLMVLGVSVDRGAPRALLEPYITHQRLTFPILLDPDLKTAGAWRVTSLPATFIVRPGGEVVGRAAGAREWNSAEMRALLETLLPVAQVSAVSRTGLRPALALTGPGPSSTLGPVVTHADSRRHR
- a CDS encoding AMP-binding protein, giving the protein MASRYLEPEIERRSRAMMTRWQSQRLREQVRHAAAHSPFYRRKLKAAGVKPALIRTIADLERLPFTTKDELKENQAAKPPWGDVLAVPLAEVLRVHLTSATTGRPLAFLDTREDWHGFYHSYARSLYAYGVRKTDMVMAAFSYGPWIGYWSGFYAAQDLGCLVFPVGGLSTDQRMDALLNYPITVLGCTPSYALFLAEHAAKKGIDLAKDTKIRITWHTGEPGASIPATKARIERAFGARAYDLPGLTEIAAWGFECDARAGLTHVHEDYCYPEVLDPQDRPVGPGGRGELVFTSLYRKAMPLIRYRTRDIVQVADRRCPCGRTLIAFEGGVLARLDDMKKVRGIIVYPRRIEELVRPHTAVDEFQIVFRRQAGLDEIVVRIDPSPSLSLAERTGLRARLEESLHTGLGLRATVEITEPGALPRWDHKAKRVRDERTEVPF